From Salarias fasciatus chromosome 12, fSalaFa1.1, whole genome shotgun sequence, the proteins below share one genomic window:
- the LOC115398823 gene encoding uncharacterized protein LOC115398823, with product MDDPAANQSHAPCRWAGPNGWSAAPPGQSSSYGHPSSQSYANGLGAPPHHALHGGHAPPPHHALHGGHAPPAASPFHSTALFGAAQMGSFGRQSAHSSSAPRPSQGFQHASFQAPTANQSAAGGPGGRPSCRQSEPPGWSPPASCRAAGNESLPDGTFDPRGEEQPDPAELDGGRRSSLILQREQLLQRLAEIEKVLEALPPEDGGDEKPPHTPPQPRLLAECPPPAVDEAREDQQAPAGPGGKEDSAIKSEEDNYPEFLPDSDDDLPGFKSDSDCSSSGQSDGRPSSPMDTKPAPETSPSPSSPPQTQPGGPVLQKTPGSGGRLKASETVVQPLQTSATKRSQKKNFCLFCRKPMIKMSRHLERAHSDKVEVAAAFQHPKNSPERTKVWYKLINQGNFLHNKEVLKTGKGELVVRKRPRRVVQGTAFLHCPHCHGLFLKKFLFRHMKNCPQRERSAGERRCGRKRIASRCALQTVADLDASDSVREILGQMVYDQVTQTIMEDRVLLQFAQQMFDQYGSNANRHGYVRQNLRQVARLLMEAQKTTPMKTLEDFFHPSNFAHVVSAVNSLAGYDPDRKSYGVPSLALKLGYLLQKTCGIVEANARQRGDARLAQAAKTFLSEYQKKWTKLISSSALTSLRDIKSQSDAQVPLARDVKRLHFHLENVHPPAERNLRDRCSVENYTGLCKVTLARIILFNRRKPKEVSHLTLQDFTSRKMSGALDDLDDSISHLERTLCGFFARIDIRSSSGRMVPVLLKPSFVSAVELLVSSRSSCGVPEDNPFLFARPLALTPYKGSECVLASVRECGAENPEALCSATIRKHFAAMLQLMNLDEPEAHQIFGPNNDVQILRQDNNATLEDLKTESPARLQAGKERRTAGRTGSGAASRGQRSGGAAGSSSATRRTTSSRSRREASQHKPKQKWQQEEVGAVERHLLRFIKEHRVPQKDHCMQCLQAEPRALRGRTWRGVKDYVRNRITTLKRQKGSSASLWKNRYQPDEEEEEEEEEEEEEEED from the exons ATGGACGACcccgcagccaatcagagccacgCGCCCTgccggtgggcggggccgaaCGGCTGGTCGGCGGCTCCGCCCGGCCAGAGCTCCTCCTACGGCCACCCGTCCTCTCAGAGCTACGCGAACGGCCTCGGCGCCCCGCCGCACCACGCCCTCCACGGCGGCCACGCCCCGCCGCCGCACCACGCCCTCCATGGCGGCCACGCCCCGCCAGCCGCCTCCCCGTTCCACAGCACCGCTCTCTTCGGGGCGGCCCAGATGGGTTCCTTCGGCCGGCAGAGCGCCCACTCTTCCTCGGCGCCCCGGCCAAGCCAGGGTTTCCAGCACGCATCATTTCAAGCcccaacagccaatcagagtgcAGCGGGCGGGCCTGGGGGCCGGCCGTCCTGCAGACAGAGT GAACCTCCTGGGTGGAGCCCTCCAGCGTCCTGCAGGG cagctggaaacgAGTCGCTCCCTGACGGGACCTTTGACCCCCGGGGGGAGGAACAGCCTGACCCGGCG GAGCTGGATGGAGGACGGCGCTCCTCCCTCATCCTCCAGCGCGAACAGCTTCTGCAGAGACTGGCGGAGATAGAGAAAGTT CTGGAAGCGTTGCCTCCAGAAGACGGCGGAGACGAgaagcctccacacacaccgccTCAG CCTCGTCTTCTGGCAGAGTGTCCGCCGCCTGCCGTGGATGAGGCCCGGGAGGACCAGCAGGCGCCAGCAGGGCCCGGG GGAAAAGAGGATTCCGCCATTAAATCAGAAGAGGACAATTACCCAGAGTTCCTTCCTGACAGTGACGATGACTTGCCCGGTTTCAAGTCGGACAGCGACTGTTCCTCCAGTGGGCAGAGTGACGGCAGACCCTCCAGCCCCATGGACACCAAACCTGCTCCAGAGACGAGCCCGAgtcccagcagcccccctcagacccAGCCGGGCGGTCCTGTGCTGCAGAAGACTCCGGGCTCCGGCGGCCGGCTGAAGGCCTCAGAAACCGTGGTCCAGCCGTTGCAGACTTCTGCCACAAAACGCTCCCAGAAGAAGAACTTCTGCCTGTTTTGCAGAAAGCCGATGATCAAGATGTCGCGTCACCTGGAGCGAGCGCACAGCGACAAGGTGGAGGTGGCCGCCGCCTTCCAGCACCCCAAGAACTCCCCGGAGAGGACGAAGGTCTGGTACAAGCTCATCAACCAGGGCAACTTCCTGCACAACAAAGAGGTGCTGAAGACGGGGAAGGGGGAGCTGGTGGTGAGGAAACGACCCCGGAGGGTGGTCCAGGGCACGGCCTTCCTGCACTGCCCGCACTGCCACGGCCTCTTCCTCAAGAAGTTCCTGTTCCGCCACATGAAGAACTGCCCTCAGCGGGAGAGGAGCGCCGGCGAGCGACGCTGCGGCAGGAAGCGCATCGCGTCGCGGTGCGCCCTGCAGACCGTGGCCGACCTGGACGCCAGCGACAGCGTCCGGGAGATCCTGGGCCAGATGGTGTACGACCAGGTGACGCAGACCATCATGGAGGACCGGGTCCTCCTGCAGTTCGCGCAGCAGATGTTCGACCAGTACGGCTCCAACGCCAACAGGCACGGCTACGTCCGGCAGAACCTGCGCCAGGTGGCCCGGCTGCTCATGGAGGCCCAGAAGACCACCCCCATGAAGACCCTGGAGGACTTCTTCCACCCCTCCAACTTCGCCCACGTGGTGTCCGCCGTCAACAGCCTGGCGGGCTACGACCCGGACCGGAAGAGCTACGGCGTTCCGTCGCTGGCCCTGAAGCTGGGCTACCTCCTGCAGAAGACCTGCGGCATCGTGGAGGCCAACGCCCGGCAGCGCGGCGACGCCCGGCTGGCCCAGGCCGCCAAGACCTTCCTGTCCGAGTACCAGAAGAAGTGGACCAAGCTGATCTCCTCCAGCGCGCTGACGTCCCTCAGAGACATCAAGTCGCAGTCGGACGCGCAGGTGCCGCTCGCTCGGGACGTCAAGCGCCTGCACTTCCACCTGGAGAACGTCCACCCGCCGGCCGAGAGGAACCTCAGAGACCGCTGCTCCGTGGAGAACTACACCGGTCTGTGTAAGGTGACTCTGGCTCGGATAATCCTGTTCAATCGGAGAAAACCCAAAGAAGTGTCGCACCTCACACTGCAAGACTTTACGTCCCGGAAGATGTCCGGCGCGCTGGACGACCTGGACGATTCCATCTCGCATCTGGAGAGAACCCTGTGCGGGTTCTTCGCGAGAATCGACATCCGGTCGAGCTCTGGGAGGATGGTTCCGGTTCTGCTCAAGCCCTCCTTCGTGTCGGCTGTGGAGCTTCTGGTCAGCAGTCGCAGTTCGTGCGGCGTCCCTGAAGACAACCCCTTCCTGTTCGCGCGGCCGCTGGCGCTGACGCCCTACAAGGGGTCCGAGTGCGTCCTGGCCTCGGTCAGAGAGTGTGGCGCTGAGAACCCCGAGGCGTTGTGCTCGGCCACCATCAGGAAGCACTTCGCGGCCATGCTCCAGCTGATGAACCTGGACGAACCGGAGGCCCACCAGATATTCGGCCCCAACAACGACGTGCAGATCCTGCGACAGGACAACAACGCCACCCTGGAGGACCTGAAGACCGAGTCTCCAG CGAGGCTGCAGGCCGGGAAGGAACGCAGAACTGCCGGCCGGACCGGCAGCGGCGCGGCGTCCAGAGGTCAGCGGTCTGGAGGAGCAGCCGGCAGCTCCAGCGCGACTCGACGCACCACGTCTTCCCGGTCTCGGAGAGAAG